Proteins encoded by one window of Polaribacter haliotis:
- a CDS encoding AAA family ATPase, producing MKLQKAQKEQVKLRVGISGASGFGKTYSALLLAYGMTNDWNKIAVIDTENGSANLYSELGNYNTVNLQPPYSPERYIEAIELCEKSNIEVVIVDSITHEWSGKGGCLQIHEQLGGKFQDWAKVSPRHQSFIDKILQSKSHIITTVRRKVDYSMDKDQSGRTKVTKHGTKEITREGFEYELTVNFEIINDNHLTLASKDRTGLFMNKPEFILSSGTGKKLLDWCNNGRTIDDIKTEIKSCTTLEGLRHIYSKYPNLQSSIKEIILSRKREIENVVIPNKEIIETIKPSKNGISINADSKPE from the coding sequence ATGAAATTACAAAAAGCTCAAAAGGAGCAGGTTAAATTAAGAGTTGGTATTAGTGGAGCATCTGGATTTGGTAAAACCTATTCTGCTTTACTATTAGCTTACGGAATGACAAATGATTGGAATAAAATAGCAGTTATAGATACAGAAAACGGTTCTGCAAATCTATATTCAGAATTAGGGAATTATAATACAGTAAATCTGCAACCACCTTATTCTCCAGAAAGATATATTGAAGCCATAGAACTGTGTGAAAAGTCGAATATTGAAGTTGTTATTGTCGATTCAATAACCCACGAGTGGAGTGGGAAAGGAGGGTGTTTACAAATTCATGAACAATTAGGTGGCAAATTTCAAGATTGGGCAAAAGTTTCTCCTCGTCATCAATCTTTTATTGATAAGATTTTACAGTCTAAATCTCATATCATAACTACTGTAAGAAGAAAAGTAGATTATTCTATGGATAAAGACCAAAGTGGAAGAACAAAAGTCACTAAACATGGTACTAAAGAGATTACTCGCGAGGGTTTTGAGTACGAATTGACAGTGAATTTTGAAATTATAAATGATAATCATTTAACACTTGCAAGTAAAGACAGAACTGGATTATTTATGAATAAACCTGAATTTATTCTTTCTTCTGGTACAGGAAAAAAACTATTGGACTGGTGCAACAATGGCAGAACTATAGATGATATTAAAACGGAAATTAAATCTTGCACAACTTTGGAAGGTTTAAGACATATCTATAGTAAGTACCCAAATCTACAAAGTAGTATTAAAGAAATCATTTTATCTCGAAAAAGAGAAATTGAAAATGTAGTAATACCAAATAAAGAAATAATAGAAACCATAAAACCAAGTAAAAATGGAATTAGCATTAACGCAGACTCAAAACCAGAGTAG
- a CDS encoding DUF3871 family protein, which translates to MELALTQTQNQSRVIVPEYYEGDLNKNHFIEANTNSVTLEHLTNDTILPVFSKDNEVTISHAEFINATQEALRNVFPFHQQTAPNIRVSHIIKGRVPSAIGKQKSELLDEDKTIYYERMAFVIGLPQIQQEVNGNKLSLVVGGVRAYNNENLYSRKSIEKFKVFIGFSNFVCTNLCISTDGFKDEIRVSNKNELVSRITELFSSYDQDKHLGNMERMSKFFLTPEQVAHLLGKMKMYQFLSNARKKELFPLNINDSQINTIAKSYFKDDNFKVTTEGVVNLWQLYNLFTGAVKSSYIDSFLQREACAYEFIQDLSNSLQNEESNFFLI; encoded by the coding sequence ATGGAATTAGCATTAACGCAGACTCAAAACCAGAGTAGAGTAATTGTACCAGAATATTATGAAGGAGATTTAAATAAAAATCATTTTATCGAAGCAAATACTAATTCAGTAACTCTTGAACATCTTACAAATGATACAATATTACCTGTATTCTCTAAAGATAATGAAGTTACTATTAGTCACGCAGAATTTATAAATGCGACACAAGAAGCTTTAAGAAATGTGTTTCCTTTTCATCAACAGACAGCTCCAAATATTAGAGTTTCTCATATAATTAAGGGAAGAGTTCCAAGTGCAATCGGGAAGCAAAAAAGCGAGTTGTTAGATGAAGATAAAACTATTTATTATGAAAGAATGGCTTTTGTGATTGGTTTGCCACAAATACAACAAGAAGTAAATGGGAATAAATTGTCTCTTGTTGTAGGTGGAGTTAGAGCTTACAATAACGAAAATCTCTATAGTAGAAAATCTATAGAGAAATTTAAGGTTTTTATTGGTTTCTCTAATTTTGTTTGTACAAACTTATGTATTTCTACTGATGGTTTTAAAGATGAAATTAGAGTAAGTAACAAAAATGAACTTGTAAGCAGAATTACAGAATTGTTTAGTAGCTATGACCAAGACAAACATCTTGGGAATATGGAAAGAATGAGTAAATTTTTTCTTACACCAGAGCAAGTTGCTCATTTGTTGGGGAAAATGAAAATGTATCAATTTTTAAGTAATGCAAGAAAAAAAGAATTATTTCCTTTAAATATAAATGATTCACAGATTAACACAATAGCCAAAAGCTATTTTAAAGATGATAATTTTAAAGTTACTACTGAGGGTGTTGTAAATCTTTGGCAATTGTATAATTTATTTACAGGTGCGGTTAAAAGTAGTTATATAGATTCTTTTTTACAACGTGAAGCCTGTGCTTACGAGTTTATCCAAGACCTATCTAATTCACTGCAAAATGAAGAATCCAATTTCTTTTTAATTTAA